In Acidimicrobiia bacterium, a single genomic region encodes these proteins:
- a CDS encoding sulfurtransferase — protein MTDGLVTVAWLADHLLEPRVLVADCRWYLGEPERGGAAYAESHIPGAVFVDLEHELSAPEGPGRHPLPARESLAATLESKGVGSDMSVVAYDDRGGAVAARLWWMLRWLGHEDAAVLDGGLTAWVEAGLPTTSAVPERPAARFAVEDPLTRTIDRHELQGRIGSVALVDARDADRYRGEREPVDAAAGHIPTAINVPYSDNLDTTLRFRPAEALAGLYPDGEVVVYCGSGVTACHDILAMRLAGRAEPILYPGSWSDWSATGGAVATGSQP, from the coding sequence CACGCGTCCTCGTCGCAGACTGCCGCTGGTACCTCGGCGAACCGGAACGGGGCGGCGCCGCCTATGCCGAGTCGCACATCCCGGGAGCCGTGTTCGTCGACCTGGAGCACGAGCTGTCCGCACCGGAAGGGCCGGGGCGCCATCCCCTGCCCGCCCGGGAGTCGTTGGCGGCGACGCTCGAGAGCAAGGGTGTCGGAAGCGACATGTCCGTCGTCGCCTACGACGACCGCGGGGGTGCCGTCGCAGCCCGGCTGTGGTGGATGCTCCGCTGGCTCGGCCACGAGGACGCCGCGGTCCTCGACGGCGGCCTGACCGCCTGGGTCGAGGCGGGGCTGCCGACCACGAGTGCGGTGCCGGAGCGCCCGGCGGCGAGATTCGCGGTCGAGGATCCCCTCACCCGCACGATCGACCGCCACGAGTTGCAGGGGCGCATCGGCTCGGTCGCCCTCGTCGACGCCCGCGACGCCGACCGCTACCGGGGCGAGCGGGAGCCGGTCGACGCCGCCGCCGGGCACATCCCGACCGCCATCAACGTCCCGTACTCCGACAACCTCGACACGACGCTGCGCTTCAGGCCGGCCGAGGCCCTCGCCGGCCTCTATCCGGACGGCGAGGTGGTCGTGTACTGCGGCAGCGGCGTCACCGCCTGCCACGACATCCTGGCGATGCGCCTCGCCGGGCGAGCCGAGCCGATCCTCTACCCGGGATCATGGAGCGACTGGTCGGCGACCGGGGGCGCCGTGGCCACCGGGTCACAGCCCTAA